A single Magnetospirillum sp. DNA region contains:
- a CDS encoding flagellin has product MDATTTGLGAIVDADIGKASASVQALQVRQQLGIQSLSIANQQPSVLLGLFR; this is encoded by the coding sequence GTGGACGCAACGACGACCGGTCTCGGCGCCATCGTCGACGCGGACATCGGCAAGGCTTCGGCTTCGGTGCAGGCGCTGCAGGTTCGCCAGCAGCTCGGCATCCAGTCGCTGTCGATCGCCAACCAGCAGCCCTCGGTTCTCCTCGGCCTGTTCCGCTAA
- a CDS encoding flagellar biosynthesis regulator FlaF — translation MQNPNPLAISAAESERDREYRLLALVTKKLTDAMAIVTQLDPQSVGQVCDAIFHNRDVWNAFVTDVADEKNKLPKELKVLLINLAAYVNKNSDMIINNHPDGDLDMLIAINRHVMDGLRGATAE, via the coding sequence GTGCAAAATCCGAACCCCTTGGCCATCAGCGCTGCCGAATCGGAACGGGATCGCGAATACCGCCTGCTCGCGTTGGTCACCAAGAAGCTGACCGACGCGATGGCGATCGTCACCCAGCTCGATCCGCAATCGGTTGGCCAAGTCTGCGACGCAATCTTCCACAATCGCGACGTCTGGAATGCCTTTGTGACCGACGTCGCGGACGAGAAGAACAAGTTGCCGAAGGAGCTCAAGGTGCTGCTGATCAACCTTGCCGCCTACGTCAACAAGAACTCCGACATGATCATCAACAACCATCCGGACGGCGATCTCGACATGCTGATCGCCATCAACCGCCACGTGATGGACGGCTTGCGCGGCGCCACGGCCGAATGA
- a CDS encoding tetratricopeptide repeat protein, with protein sequence MPFPDAASLHAKLSAGFLRHQQGDLDGALACYSEILAVAPKNVDALHLSGLVAHARGDHETALARIAAAIALLPNNPEMIANLSAVRLAAGDAAGALAAADQAIGINARSAMAHAARAAALSALGRADEAAAAYRTASDLNPANPDPLNNLGNLEQRRGNLDAALGHYERALALAPASIQVHSNYGTALYALSRRDAAGARDAEARVRAWRRAHPDNAMARHWFAALTQTDAPSRAGDEYLRNAFDMFAPAFEETLADLGYRAPQAIGAYLAAVYGPPAAQLSVLDVGCGTGLAAPHLRPYARRLDGVDLSPAMLVRAQARGLYEELRVGEAMADMHAHPDQYDLAVAADVFVYFGDLAPLCAATAACLRPQGRLIFTLEAMDPGDARAAQGWGVGPSGRYLHMRDHAEQALASAGFMLETFAEEVFRREGGYDQPGYLVAAKLK encoded by the coding sequence ATGCCCTTCCCCGATGCAGCCAGCCTGCACGCTAAGCTGTCGGCAGGATTTTTGCGCCATCAGCAGGGCGATCTCGACGGCGCGCTCGCGTGCTACAGCGAGATCCTTGCGGTTGCCCCGAAAAACGTCGATGCGCTGCATCTGAGCGGACTCGTCGCGCACGCGCGCGGCGACCACGAAACGGCATTGGCCCGCATCGCTGCCGCGATCGCCTTGCTGCCGAACAATCCCGAAATGATCGCCAATCTTTCGGCCGTGCGGCTTGCGGCCGGCGATGCGGCAGGCGCACTTGCGGCAGCCGACCAAGCGATCGGCATCAACGCGCGCTCGGCCATGGCGCATGCCGCGCGCGCGGCCGCTTTGTCGGCGCTTGGACGGGCCGACGAAGCGGCCGCCGCCTACCGCACGGCAAGCGATCTCAACCCCGCCAATCCCGATCCGCTTAACAATCTCGGCAACCTCGAGCAGCGGCGCGGCAATCTCGATGCCGCGCTCGGCCACTACGAACGCGCACTTGCACTTGCCCCTGCCAGCATCCAGGTCCATTCGAACTACGGCACGGCGCTCTATGCGCTGTCCCGCCGCGATGCGGCCGGTGCGCGCGACGCGGAAGCCCGCGTGCGCGCCTGGCGCCGCGCCCATCCCGACAATGCGATGGCGCGCCATTGGTTCGCGGCCCTCACCCAGACCGACGCGCCGAGCCGCGCCGGCGACGAATATCTGCGCAACGCGTTCGACATGTTCGCCCCCGCCTTCGAAGAAACGCTGGCCGATCTCGGCTATCGCGCACCGCAGGCGATCGGCGCCTATCTTGCCGCGGTCTACGGGCCGCCGGCAGCGCAGCTTTCGGTCCTCGATGTCGGGTGCGGCACGGGCCTCGCCGCACCGCATCTGCGCCCCTACGCACGCCGTCTGGACGGCGTCGATCTGTCGCCGGCCATGCTCGTGCGCGCCCAAGCGCGCGGTCTCTACGAAGAACTGCGCGTCGGCGAAGCGATGGCCGACATGCACGCCCATCCCGACCAGTACGACCTTGCCGTCGCGGCCGACGTGTTCGTCTATTTCGGCGACCTCGCCCCGTTGTGCGCGGCAACCGCCGCGTGCTTGCGCCCGCAAGGGCGCCTCATATTCACGCTCGAGGCGATGGATCCGGGCGATGCGCGCGCAGCCCAAGGCTGGGGCGTGGGCCCCTCGGGGCGCTACCTGCATATGCGCGACCATGCCGAACAGGCGCTCGCGAGCGCCGGGTTCATGCTCGAAACTTTTGCCGAAGAAGTGTTTCGCCGCGAAGGCGGCTACGACCAGCCCGGCTATCTGGTCGCCGCAAAACTCAAATAG
- a CDS encoding DUF1217 domain-containing protein: protein MSGSISSGLPALVAWRQLEKNGDAQQARFSKQATVQQKVAAAEDAVKKAKTVDELLNNRRFMEFALSAYGLESEIDKKGLLARVLKSNLLDDQSLANRMNDERYRDMAKALQFQALGVTNVKTPAVFESLKARYLKNEFEKAQGQQSPGLREALYFRENIKNAKNPYAILGDRTLREVVTKTLDIPREVAIQSVESQAGLLTRKVDITKFQDKAFLDKFIQRYLNKIDQETTKSSGANSLYSGLLQGASSGYGIDLTGVLQLLQGSPRR from the coding sequence ATGTCGGGATCTATTTCAAGCGGCTTGCCGGCCTTGGTTGCCTGGCGCCAGCTCGAAAAAAACGGCGATGCGCAGCAGGCGCGCTTTTCCAAGCAAGCGACTGTGCAGCAAAAAGTTGCGGCTGCCGAAGACGCCGTCAAAAAAGCCAAGACGGTCGACGAGCTGCTGAACAATCGGCGCTTCATGGAATTTGCGCTCTCGGCCTACGGGCTCGAAAGCGAAATCGACAAGAAAGGCTTGCTCGCTCGCGTCCTCAAATCCAATCTGCTCGACGACCAGTCGCTCGCCAATCGCATGAACGACGAGCGTTATCGCGATATGGCCAAGGCGCTGCAGTTCCAGGCCCTCGGCGTCACCAACGTCAAAACGCCGGCCGTGTTCGAATCGCTGAAGGCGCGCTATCTCAAAAACGAGTTCGAAAAGGCGCAAGGCCAGCAGAGTCCGGGCCTTCGCGAGGCGCTGTATTTCCGCGAGAACATCAAGAACGCCAAGAACCCCTACGCGATCCTGGGCGACCGCACTTTGCGCGAAGTGGTGACCAAAACGCTCGATATCCCGCGCGAAGTGGCCATCCAGAGCGTGGAATCGCAAGCGGGCCTGCTTACGCGCAAGGTCGACATCACGAAATTCCAGGACAAGGCTTTCCTCGACAAATTCATCCAGCGCTATTTGAACAAGATCGACCAGGAAACCACGAAGAGCAGCGGCGCCAATTCGCTCTACAGCGGCTTGCTGCAGGGTGCTTCCAGCGGTTATGGCATCGACCTTACCGGTGTGCTCCAACTGCTGCAGGGCAGCCCGCGGCGCTAG